GGAGCAGGTGCAATTGGTTCCGAAATCGCTCGACTAGCAAAAGCATTCAACATGAAAACGATTGGCATGAATCGAAGTGGACGTTCAGTGGAATATTTTGATGAAGTTGTAATGATGGAAGACCTAAATGACATTTTAGACCGTGTTGACTTTCTAGTTTCCGTGCTGCCGAAAACGATAGAAACTGAATCACTATTGAAAAAGGAACACTTTGAAAAAATGCAAGAACATGCTGTATTCATCAATATTGGAAGAGGAACAACGGTTGATCAGGAAGGATTGATCGAGGCGATGAACGAAAAACAAATTGCCCATGCGGTACTTGATGTCATGGTCGAGGAACCGCTCCCTACTGATAGTACATTGTGGGAGATGAAGAATGTGACGATTACTCCGCATATTTCTGGTGTCACACCACAGTATCAAGACAGAGCAATTGAACAGTTTAAAAGGAATCTCCATGTGTATCAAACAGGAGAAGGGAACTATATGAATAAAATTGATCTAAATAGGGGGTATTAAGAATGAAGATCTATACAAAATCAGGTGATAAAGGTACAACGTCCTTAGTTTATGGTGATAGAGTTCAAAAGAATGACCCTCGCGTCGAGGCATACGGAACTTGTGATGAAGCCAATTCGATGATTGGTTTAGCGTTAAGTCACCTTCAGGATCAAGATAGAGAATGGAAAGTTGATTTTGAAAAAACGTTACTCCGTGTACAAACTGTTCTATTCCATGTGGGTGCAGAATTAGCCACACCTAAAGGAAAAGAGGTCGGCTGGACACTTGAAGAAGCGGATATCAACTATCTTGAGGAAACGATTGACCGATGGGATGAAAAGCTTACACCATTAAAACAATTTATATTACCTGG
The sequence above is a segment of the Pseudalkalibacillus berkeleyi genome. Coding sequences within it:
- a CDS encoding cob(I)yrinic acid a,c-diamide adenosyltransferase, yielding MKIYTKSGDKGTTSLVYGDRVQKNDPRVEAYGTCDEANSMIGLALSHLQDQDREWKVDFEKTLLRVQTVLFHVGAELATPKGKEVGWTLEEADINYLEETIDRWDEKLTPLKQFILPGGVQAASALHVARTVSRRAERQAVGIEEINPLVLSYLNRLSDFLFVAARYVNQQLNQTEPVLHEGE
- a CDS encoding D-2-hydroxyacid dehydrogenase; translation: MFIVSSAKIRSRIQETLLKDYPNINFQFCKNIDEAEEYLPKAEVLLTYGEDLTSEMIQKASKLQWIHVLSAGLDKMPAKSIADRDILVTNARGIHQIPMGEYTIAMMLQVVRSLAEIRQNQADKVWSRRIPMNELHGKTIGVLGAGAIGSEIARLAKAFNMKTIGMNRSGRSVEYFDEVVMMEDLNDILDRVDFLVSVLPKTIETESLLKKEHFEKMQEHAVFINIGRGTTVDQEGLIEAMNEKQIAHAVLDVMVEEPLPTDSTLWEMKNVTITPHISGVTPQYQDRAIEQFKRNLHVYQTGEGNYMNKIDLNRGY